Genomic window (Nymphaea colorata isolate Beijing-Zhang1983 chromosome 1, ASM883128v2, whole genome shotgun sequence):
CAAAGGCTCCAAAAGGACTTCTGCATTTGAATTCATGACTAATTAATGGTTCTTCAGTGAACTTCAGTTCATTTACAAGGAATTCTACAAGCAATTGAATGACTATATCATTGATGTGACCTGTGAAACGTTCATTTGAAGATCAAGCCCAAGAATATCTTACTAGATCATGATTTTGCACCAAAGATTTCTGGTTTTGGCTTAGCAGAATtgaatggaaatgaaaagaatgggGTTTGTATTGCAGCAGGAAAGGGCACAATAAGATATATTTCACTGGAGATGCCTAAATAATATCTCCCAGAAGTTTAGACCTTTAGACTTGACATATTTGGAACCAGAAAAcacaaagaatcaaatgttggCATTTCCAGTGAAAGCTTGAAggaattggaaaaggaaaactataCAAAGGTAACAGTGACGGCATTGATGGAACTGTTGAAGGGAAAATTATCTCACTTTTGGGTTATAGTGCTCTGGTACCAACTGATAGGATCTGACCTTGTAACGACCAAGAAACTGCCGAAGACTGATCCtcctcccaagatctcttggagtGGGATGCTAGGTCGGCTAAATAATTAAGCCTTACAAAATTTTTCCCtagccggacagcaaccccggaaTGACTCCAAGGTCAAGGGTACAAGTGGGTTTCCCAGCCCAAGTTACAGCCTGCTACAAATGCTAAGGGGTTTGATGCTTAATACAAGCGTATGCAATACATTAATCACTCACTTCACTCCCCATACATGAAAACCATTCCACATACACCCTATCATCTCTAGGTGTCCAAACCACACCCAGCACCCTTAGGTAGGCTCGCGCAACCCAGGACTGTGCCTTTGGCTATTTATGCCTTGGAGGAGTCCCTACCGCTTGCTTGGCCAAAGGCCGGTTGAAAACAAATACTCCCTCCCCGATTCTATTGGGAGTTACAAGCCTCACATACCGGGGCCTCACCCGGCATCTCCACGCGGCAATTAGCTCGGAGAATGTCAGCAGAAGCTTGGGCTGCTCTTTCGAATTCAGCTCGCTTCTAGTTCAGCAGCTGCTGCCCCGATTGCTCCGAGCTTGAGACAGCAAACAACAAATCACTGTTCTAATAATGCAGCTAGAGCAACATACAAGAGGAGGAAATGCATCACCGTGCTCCAATATTGCCCCAAGTGTTTGATGTTTTGGGGAGGCAGGCATCAGGTACGCTGATAGTTGTCTTCTCCTCTTGTTAATCGCGACAGACTAGCGGCTATCGCCTTCCTCTTGACAGCAGCTGGTTTGGTCGTCTCCTTCCACAGTGAACAGCAGTTTATCTTAGACAATGGCAAAGATATTTCAGAAGGGATAGGGAAGTCACCAGAGGACAATTTAACCCCTGTCTTTGTAGCGAGGAGAGGGAAGCAATTGCCAGAATGCGCCGGCGAACTCAGGTGACTCCCTTGCGCCGCTTGTGACTGTTTTGGTCCTAAGGCGACAGCTCCTGTCCGCTACCGATTATGTCCAACAAATATAAGACAGAAATTACTGACAGATTTGGAATTAATGACAATAATTTCTCATGTTTGAATGCATCACCAGAAAGTAGAAGCAACCCCAAACAGTGACATAATTGGGGGAATGATGGTCGGAGGCACCGATGAACATGAGAAATTCCCTACTTTAGTTCTGGTTTTGTGTCTATCAGCCGGACAGTGACTTCTTCCTTGATTAAGGATTAGAGGACAACAAATATCAAATTCTCAGTAAGAGTATGAAATGATAGACCAAACATTTATAGAATTGTCACCGAATTTTATCAGAATCCCAATTATTGATGAATTGGGGGCATAAAGGAGGCTCGGCCTCGAAACAGAATCCAGCAGCGTCACACGTTCAGGTGGAACTTGGAAAATCTACATATTCATAATCCGAGttccaaaaattctaaaatctTGTGGAAATGTTTTGTGAACACTTGGGAACCCGAATTGATTGATACCACTCGATTCTGGCAATATCATCTCCGATCATCATCGCCAagtgaagaaaacaacaatCAATGAATGGCGATGGGAATTTGTTGATCAGAGCACCTGTTTGGTCGATCTAAGATCAACGTTAGACTATTGTCGGAATAGCGATCGAATGCATCAGAATCCCGTCAACACCTCCTGATTGCTCGATCCTTTG
Coding sequences:
- the LOC116248933 gene encoding uncharacterized protein LOC116248933, whose product is MRATEAEDSAIDSDPATSTTGDSSVQRTGAVALGPKQSQAAQGSHLSSPAHSGNCFPLLATKTGVKLSSGDFPIPSEISLPLSKINCCSLWKETTKPAAVKRKAIAASLSRLTRGEDNYQRT